The Astyanax mexicanus isolate ESR-SI-001 chromosome 12, AstMex3_surface, whole genome shotgun sequence genome window below encodes:
- the foxp3b gene encoding forkhead box protein P3, translating into MPQSKSDAGIGRSRGVGDGEGRPVLKEEKEDEVHDQNILDSDQAGENTSSQSADKAANTSFLQLAFQNPQLTQNRPSVLRSTSLLPLGHSFSRLFPNECDSAVKSREQSAGFNSSQALVFTHQHKTPSIQSNSLFQSEAISSLFVNGRCRWPGCDEPFEDFPVFLKHLNHGHSCGEKAIAQWRVQQERVRHMENQLIQEKQRLQAMQLHLRLSEHTSRAALGWWSPLAAIMPPPEEPDGGAEWASDAAGRREYWPTPAPHLLSDFINSMECYKYVNIRPPYTYAFLIRWSILEAPDKQRALNEIYNWFIRMFFYFRHNTPTWKNAVRHNLSLHKCFVRVDGGKGAVWTVDEREFQKRKGQKFNRESALKWLPSFSHPSQVS; encoded by the exons ATGCCACAGTCTAAGAGTGATGCTGGGATTGGCAGGTCGAGGGGTGTTGGGGATGGAGAGGGACGTCCTGTTCTGAAAGAGGAAAAGGAAGATGAGGTTCATGATCAAAACATCCTTGACTCGGACCAGGCTGGAGAAAACACATCTTCTCAG AGTGCTGATAAAGCAGCAAATACAAGCTTTCTTCAGTTAGCATTTCAGAATCCTCAGCTGACCCAGAATAGACCATCTGTGCTCCGCTCCACCTCTCTACTACCTCTGG GACACAGTTTTTCTCGTCTCTTTCCAAACGAATGTGACTCTGCAGTCAAAAGTAGAGAACAGAGCGCAGGATTTAACTCAAGTCAAGCTTTAGTGTTCACCCATCAACACAAAACACCCAGCATTCAGTCCAACAG CCTCTTCCAGTCAGAAGCGATAAGCTCTCTTTTTGTTAACGGACGATGCCGCTGGCCTGGATGTGATGAACCCTTTGAAGACTTCCCTGTTTTTCTTAA ACACCTGAACCATGGACACAGCTGTGGAGAAAAAGCTATTGCTCAGTGGAGGGTACAGCAAGAGCGGGTGCGGCATATGGAGAACCAG CTCATTCAGGAGAAACAGCGACTGCAGGCCATGCAGCTCCATCTACGACTGTCTGAACATACCTCA AGAGCAGCTCTAGGCTGGTGGAGTCCACTGGCAGCGATCATGCCTCCACCTGAGGAGCCAGATGGAGGGGCAGAGTGGGCCAGCGACGCAGCGGGACGCCGGGAGTACTGGCCCACGCCTGCCCCTCACCTACTGTCAG ATTTCATCAACAGCATGGAATGCTACAAATATGTCAATATCAGGCCACCATATACCTACGCCTTTCTTATCAGATGG TCAATACTGGAGGCTCCGGACAAGCAAAGGGCCCTGAATGAAATCTACAACTGGTTCATTCGAATGTTCTTTTATTTCCGTCACAACACTCCCACCTGGAAG AATGCAGTGCGCCACAACCTCAGCCTCCATAAGTGTTTTGTACGGGTGGATGGAGGTAAAGGGGCCGTGTGGACTGTGGATGAGAGGGAGTTTCAGAAAAGAAAAGGACAAAAGTTTAACag ggaGTCTGCTTTGAAATGGCTGCCATCTTTCTCTCATCCCTCTCAAGTATCATAA